The genomic DNA CGTTCCTGCAAGCGGCTGTCCGGCAATCGCTTTCACCGTCACTTTCCACATCAGCAATCGCCCGTCCGCCGAATCTTGTTTCATCCCGTAAACCCCGGCAATGGTACATCCCACCAATATCGCCACAATTGCAATAAAAGGAATTGTAGCATTCTTATACCTTCGACATACAGCTTTCGTCTTCTCCCATCCGATCCGTTCCGTCCAGTACACCCATCCGCAAGCCACGACCGCCGCCATCCACGCCGACCGACTCATTCCGGCAGGCAGGACAATCAGGATAGCTCCGGCGCATACCCAACCGAAATAATGCATCCCCTTTTGAAACCGCAACGCCGTCCACAGGCAAACCGGCAGCACGACCGCTAAGTACCCGCAGTAAGGCCCCGGATTAAAGAAAGAACCCGTCAGCCGGAAAAGCGAATGGTTGGAATAGGCATAGCCATGCAATTGCTGCATTCCCCAGACGGCTTCGACCAGTCCGGTGAGCATCAGCACAAATAAGAAAAAGAACTTCAGGCAAGGAGCCTCTGTAAGAAAATAGCGCAACAGAAACCACAACACGACCAACTGCCCGCCGAAAAGCAGTTTTTCGGGTTCGGGATCGAGCTGCCAGTCGTATGTCGCGAGCGTGATCCCGGCAAAGAGGAGCAACAATCCGTCCGGCAATGCAAACGGGATGCTTTTCCTCCCGCCAGGCCATGCCGTCACAACCGTCCCGATCGCCATCAGCGCCATCGACAGGTGGAACCAGAAGACTTTCCCCGTCACAATGCCGTTCGCCAATGCGCTGTCGCCGACGAACGGCGTGGCGATCAGCATCGCCCCGAAAACGGATGCCAGTGCAGTCCGGATTCCATGCCTATGCAATTTGAGTTCCATGCCGGTGTATTTTATTTCCATGCTTATCCGTTTTTTATTCGATTTTCTTCATGAACCGATCCCAGCGGAACTGCCCGGTGTACGGATCGACCGATTTCCAGACAAATGCCGCCTTGCCGACGATATATTCTTCCGGCAACAAGCCCCAATAGCGCGAGTCCTGCGAGTTCAGGCCTTTGTCACCCGCCATGAAATAATAGTTTTTCAAGAAGCGGTATTCCCGTATCGGTTCGCCGTTCAGGAAAACGGTTGAATCATTATAGTTGATTTCCGCTTTTTGTTCCCATGCGATCAGCTTGCGGTATAACAGATAATTTTCCCGGTTCATTTCGACCTTGTCACCGGCTTTCGGGACATAGAGCGGTCCGAAATTCCGGATGTTCCAACTGATGACGGAGTCGAACGGGAATGCCTTATAGACACCGTCCGGAAACTCTCCCGGCAACGTCCGCCCGATGCGTTCCTGCGAATCCATGTTCCCGAGCGGTTCGTTCGTGCCGTTTATCCGGAACCTTCCGTTCCGGATGGAAAGCGTGTCGCCCGGCAATCCGATACACCGTTTGATGTAGTATTTCAGGATATGCATCTCGATCTTGTCCCAGCCGTTGGGATGCGGGAAGTTGAAGACCAGCACGTCGCCCCGCTTTGTTTTCCGAAATCCCGGTGTGCGGTGTATCTCGGTCTGTTCCAGCCGCAGCGTCGCGTTGAGGTCGAACAGCCGTGCGCCGAGCGTCGGTTTCCAGACCGCCACGAAATCCCCTTCGACCAGTTCCGGCTCCATCGAGTCGCTGGGGATGCGGAAGGAGGCGAGGAGGAAGACTTGAGAGAAGAGCCAAAAGGCGATCAGAACCACCAAAGCGAGAAATAGATTCAATAATATGTTAATCCATCGTTTCACAATCTATCTTTTAGATTAAAAAATATATCATTTTATATTCAGGTTGCTACAATCAATACCAGTCAATTTTATTATCTTCATCACAAACGAATATTCTTTGTTGCTTTCCCTGCGAGCATTTAATGGCCAAAAGGGCTTTTTGAGGCACATTTTCAAATTCGATAAAAACATCATTCGCTATTTTGGTATTGATAAGTTGCCAATTATTATTATCCCAATAATATAAAGAATACTCCAATCCTGGCTGAATAGAATTTCCATCACAACGACGAATATACGAAATTTTGGATATATTTACTGGCCGGCAAAAATCAAAACCGACCCAATCTTCTCCTTTGGCACTGAAATTTGTCAATTGATCACCATCTGCTATATTAGCTGCGTTGTTGCTTTTATCAAAAATCGAATTTGTACATTTGATAATGTTGCCTTGAATGATCGAATCATGTTCATCATAGAAATAAATTTCAGCCATGTCACACTGACTTGTATCAGAAGATGTAAAACGCCAATATCGATATTCGGCATTTTTATCAAGAAACACTGTGCCATTTGTTAAATTCCCTTGAGGTAATTCCGCTATTTTCTTTGTATGATCAAATTCCCTGTTTTCAGAAGTTTCGATAATACCTCCTGTTATTTTTTTCTAATAGAAAATACATTGTCTCCCAAAGGATATTTTCGATTCAATCTGATCGTACGAAAAGCTGAAGTGTCTGGTTCTATAAATTGGATATGCTTCGAAGCAGAAGCCAAAAACGGTTTGCTGATCGGAATAGCATTGCCATTAGAGTCATACGCCAAGGCGATATAACAGGTATTCAGTCCCATTCTTTCGAAAACCACATGACTACCAGCTATTTTCCCCCAATAGACAGGAGTCCAATTATTTCCATCATAGATGGCTATAAATGGAGATTGTCCACTCTTCAATGATTCCTGCAACGAAATACGTATGTCAATCGTAGGCATATATTCAGCGGTAACATCTTGTATAAACATATTCCTGAGTTTGGGTGGGATATATTTCTCAGTTGCGATTTTCAGATACTCTTCATTGGGTTTGTACACATTGCGGAAAATCTTAGGGACTTTCAAATATGGATAATGAACTGTGCCCGGATCTGTCGTATGGGGCGCAAACTCCAAGTTTCCAAAACGCGTTGTATAAACTGTATTCCAAGAATGTCCATTATTACCTGTAGACCAATTGGGCGTAAAATCATAAGCGACAGGAATTCCTTTACTACGCATGATTAAGACAGCCCCTAAACAATACGTGGCACAATTAGAAAAAGGAAGTTTCAGTATGATATCAGGATCATAAATCGGAAGTGTCTTTAATAATCCAAAACTTTGAGGTGTGTTTTTCATTTGGTTATTCACTTCTGTTGCTGCAAAAATTGGATTTCGTTTATACTCGTCACACAAATATGCCAGATCAATATCTCCTTTACAAATATCGTAATAGGCATTCCTCCATTCGGTAAGCGGCTGCCCTTCAAAACATTTATAAGGTAATAGATATTCACAAAATTGTTCGAAATCCAGATGTTCGGCCCATTCGCATTCTCTCCATTGTTTGAAAGCTTCATCGATTGACTGAATAAGAAACTCCGAAGTGATAACCTCTATATCCCGTTTCTGTTTATATTTACTTTCAAATCTAAGACGAAGCGATTCGATATGTTTTTCTTGTTCAAGTTTGTCTTCTGATAAAGCAACGACAGAATCAATGGCGTGATAATAGTCCTCAATGCCTTTATCATAAGAAGTATGGTAAGGCATGTATCGAATCAGGTATTGGGCTGCTTCCAGTTTCTGCCGATCATCCAGTTTTGCGTAGTGCGACAAAACCGCTTCAAGCTCCCCTCTGTTTTCTCCGGCTTCCCGCAGAGCGTATTCCACATCGGTTATTTGTAAGCCGCAAGCAAAAAGCATCAAGTAGAAAGGCAACGAAAAAAACAGATATTTTGTAGTTGTTTTATATTGCAATCTCATATTCATTGTTTTAGGGGAGAAACTATATTTCAATCATTCTTTATCATGACAGGATGAAAGATATGCACTTCTAAATCTTCGGAAATCTCTTGATCTGTAATTTTATCTACAAAAAAAAGGATTCCATCATGAAGCTGACACCAGCCTGTATAAGGATTGAATGTGTTTATGGGCAGTTTGATTTCTTTTATTTTATTAAGCTCATTATCAAACAGACATAAATAAAAATCCCGTTCTCTGGATAATAATTCCAGGTTTTCGTTTTTACCGAAATCAATGGCATCCACATGCAAACGGGCATACATATCACATGTCGGAAGATACATGATATCAAAAAAATGAGGATTTTCAAATCCGTGTCTTTGCCATTCTGTATAATCTGTTTTGGATTTACACTTTTGAGCTTTATTGGAAGTGTAATCGCTATCAGCTTTGTACATTTTTCCAGATCCTGTGTTCAAATCGATCTTGTAGAGATGTGATTCTATCGGATAATTATATAAAATGTAATCATCCCGAAAGTTGACATTCGGTTCACTCATGTTCGCATACCCTTTGCTTATGTCTGGTTCCGCAATAGATGGAGATAAATTGAAAGTTTTTACCTTTTGGTTTTCTTCGAGGAAAATTTCTTTTACTTTGAATCGGGGTGGCGAAACAGACCTATCTTTTACCGTGCATAGCAGCGACTGGTGCAGGGCATTGTAATACAAACGAATTGTAGACATAGCATGATTCGTATTTATGATCAATTCCTCGTCTTCTTGCAAAGAATTACGGATTTGAATACGTTTCAACACATTCCCTTTCGGATCAATCAGGAATACGGATTCCGATTCATCAGCAACCCAAATGGAGTCTTTTTGATATGCAAAAATTCCAGTTAAACGAGTTATGGCGTTAGGACCACTTGTTTGTAACGGAATTTGAATGATTTTTTCTCCAGAAGATCGATACAATCCAAAGCATGTTCCTTATGGTTATATCCAATCAATATATGTTTAGCACCTACTTGTACCGAAGAAGACAAATAATAGGACTTTAGTTGTAATACGTCAGAAGGAGGGAAAAAAGTTCCTCCTTCTGTATTTCAACTAAGTCATTATCAACGGTCTTTATATTTTCTCTTCTCTGAGAGCAAGATATACTAATGCAAATTATGCATAAATAATGAAATAGTAATTTGTACATGGTTATCTACAATACGTTGGACCATAACATTCAGGACGTTCACTGTCTTTAAAACGGCATTCATTTCCGGAACTTGATGGACATGGAAACAAATGATAGTTTGATTTATTCTCATCCCAAGCTAAAGCCTCGACATTTTCCAATGCCAAGTCAGAGAGTTGAACCTCATTTTTGTTTTGCTGGTAGTTCCAGCCTGCTACTGCGGCGATCGCTGCAAAAGCGATTACGCCGATGATTTTCTTTCCCATGTTTCTCTTTAATTATAATTGATATTCTATCACATGAAATTCAGGATTATCACTTAATCCATACAATTTATTTGTCGTAGGATTGATTGTAAAGGTGAAAATAGGCGAATCCAATGTATATCGTTGTAGAGGATTTCCTTTATCGTCAAATACAAAAAGTTGATCTTTTAGATATTTGTGGTTTTCACGATTAAAATAGATCCCAGAGTATAAAACATATACTCTCCCATTTATGGATAAAGGTGAAAAATATGCATCTCGTGATTGCCCTGAAACAGAATTAACATGAACTGATTCATCTTGAATAGTCTGTTTGATTACTGGAAAAAACAAATCAGGACCTTGTATTCTTTTTTTTAAATTGCCATATATATCATATAGCTCTATTAAATCTGTTTGTTTATAAAAAAGGAAGATCCCATTTTTATCCGGAGACAGGGTAGCATAACAGGAAAGTCCTTCTATTTTTTCAAAAGGGGTCAATATCTCTCCATATTCCGGGTATTCACCTTTTGTTTCTATAAATTTGCCTTCTGAGTCGTAGAATGATAAACGCTTTTGAGTACTATTATAAGCTGTTGTCATAAAATGGTGATTGGGTAAAATAACGATATTTCCAAAAAGATCAGGCAGCATAACTTCTTTTATTGCTGTTGGTGATATAGTATCTGAAAATAAGATGTCTTTTTTACGATAAGCAGATATGAATGGTCTTTGTGCATCTGATAGCCATAATAGGCTGTCAGATGATTGTATTTGTTGTATATGAAGAAATTCTCCAGGGCCATTTCCAAAAGAAATAGATGTGTTAACTTTCTCTCCTGTATTAACATTATACATATGCAATATATGTTCATCCATATCTTCTTTTAGAATAAGGATTGAATCTTCTATATGTAATGCTGTCGGACGCATTACCTCTTTAGAAAATTGAAGATCAGTGCCTTTAATCTCGCCTTTATCCAAGAAATCTGTCAATTTGAAAGATATGCAATTCTCATAAACTCCTTTGTTGTTACAAGAACAAAATGTAATAAAAATACATATACTGATAAATTTTGCAATTTTCATAACCTTTATTTTTTAATTGGCTATATAATATACTATTATGTAACGATTTAACTTTGACGTGATGAGATCTTTTTCATTCGGATCCAATTTCCCGTCATGCAAAAAGGATTTTAATGTTTTTTGTTTGATCCTATCTTCTATATCAGCCTCATATATGATCAATAACGGAATCTCTTTATTGTAAATCATCTCTTTGGTATAGTCGAAAAACTTATAGTCGAAATATTTGTTCAAAT from Parabacteroides merdae ATCC 43184 includes the following:
- the lepB gene encoding signal peptidase I — its product is MKRWINILLNLFLALVVLIAFWLFSQVFLLASFRIPSDSMEPELVEGDFVAVWKPTLGARLFDLNATLRLEQTEIHRTPGFRKTKRGDVLVFNFPHPNGWDKIEMHILKYYIKRCIGLPGDTLSIRNGRFRINGTNEPLGNMDSQERIGRTLPGEFPDGVYKAFPFDSVISWNIRNFGPLYVPKAGDKVEMNRENYLLYRKLIAWEQKAEINYNDSTVFLNGEPIREYRFLKNYYFMAGDKGLNSQDSRYWGLLPEEYIVGKAAFVWKSVDPYTGQFRWDRFMKKIE
- a CDS encoding discoidin domain-containing protein, whose product is MAEIYFYDEHDSIIQGNIIKCTNSIFDKSNNAANIADGDQLTNFSAKGEDWVGFDFCRPVNISKISYIRRCDGNSIQPGLEYSLYYWDNNNWQLINTKIANDVFIEFENVPQKALLAIKCSQGKQQRIFVCDEDNKIDWY
- a CDS encoding DUF4221 family protein; its protein translation is MYRSSGEKIIQIPLQTSGPNAITRLTGIFAYQKDSIWVADESESVFLIDPKGNVLKRIQIRNSLQEDEELIINTNHAMSTIRLYYNALHQSLLCTVKDRSVSPPRFKVKEIFLEENQKVKTFNLSPSIAEPDISKGYANMSEPNVNFRDDYILYNYPIESHLYKIDLNTGSGKMYKADSDYTSNKAQKCKSKTDYTEWQRHGFENPHFFDIMYLPTCDMYARLHVDAIDFGKNENLELLSRERDFYLCLFDNELNKIKEIKLPINTFNPYTGWCQLHDGILFFVDKITDQEISEDLEVHIFHPVMIKND
- a CDS encoding NVEALA domain-containing protein, coding for MGKKIIGVIAFAAIAAVAGWNYQQNKNEVQLSDLALENVEALAWDENKSNYHLFPCPSSSGNECRFKDSERPECYGPTYCR
- a CDS encoding BF3164 family lipoprotein, which gives rise to MKIAKFISICIFITFCSCNNKGVYENCISFKLTDFLDKGEIKGTDLQFSKEVMRPTALHIEDSILILKEDMDEHILHMYNVNTGEKVNTSISFGNGPGEFLHIQQIQSSDSLLWLSDAQRPFISAYRKKDILFSDTISPTAIKEVMLPDLFGNIVILPNHHFMTTAYNSTQKRLSFYDSEGKFIETKGEYPEYGEILTPFEKIEGLSCYATLSPDKNGIFLFYKQTDLIELYDIYGNLKKRIQGPDLFFPVIKQTIQDESVHVNSVSGQSRDAYFSPLSINGRVYVLYSGIYFNRENHKYLKDQLFVFDDKGNPLQRYTLDSPIFTFTINPTTNKLYGLSDNPEFHVIEYQL